Part of the Nicotiana sylvestris chromosome 5, ASM39365v2, whole genome shotgun sequence genome is shown below.
GGGTCATGACATATATTGACtttaaaaaggaaaacaaaatattagaaattaaaattaaaatccaTCTTCTTCATCTTTCAATTTTCTATCTTAAGCATCATTGTTGCTACCACCAttgttgtttgtgagaaagttTCCAACAACGCCAAAATTAAACCACACTATCTAAACAACTAGCCGAAAATAATCGAGTATCAAATTGagttaaacaacaacaacaacgacccagtaaaatcccgctagtggggtctggggagggtagtgtgtacgcataccttatCACTATCCCGAAAGAGTATAGAGACtgttttcgaaagaccctcggctcaagaagacaaaaagacaaaaggggacAATATCAGTAACATCACATAAATAATAtgaaaaataggaacaacatgcAATCAAGAAGAACGATACAAAGCAAAAGTGAAATAGTATACCTATCAGACTAGATTCACAAACTCATGACATAAgccaagactcaactacctcctaccccacaaccctaatactcgacctccatgtgttcctatcaagtgccatgtccttgaaaatctgaagcctcgccatatcctgcctaatcacctccccccaatacttcttaagccactctctacctcttctcgtgctcTCCACAACCAGCCATTcgcacctccttaccggagcatctgggTTTCTCCTatgaacatgcccgaaccatctaagcctcgcttcccgcatttTGTCATCAATGGGATCCACGCATAcattctcccgaatatcatcattcctaatcatATCCATCATAGTATGCCCGTACATCTACCTCAACATCCGCatttctgctaccttcatcttctggatatgtaatttcttaaccggccaacactcagtctcatacatcatggccggtctaaccaccgctttgtagaacttacctttgagtatcagtgTCACTCTCTTGTCATATAATACTCTAGATgttaacctccacttcatccatcctgtcccaatacggtgtgtgacatcctcgtcgatctcccctccctcatggataaccgacccaaggtacttgaagctgccactacttgggatgacctgtgattcaagcctcacatccacgcccactCCCCTATTGATTATAGAGTTGGCAAAGATCCTTCTAAAGAGGAGGGTCAATATAGCCTGTGTCCAGGAGACCGGGTGGGCAAGGTTGAGTGCGAGAGACGCGGATGGGTATAAACTTTGTTACTCAGGAACCCAGAAGGGTAAGAATGGATTGAGTATTTTGGTGGATAGGGAACTTAGAGAGTATGTGGTTGAGGTTAGACGAGTGAATAATAAGTTGACGATTATTAAGTTGGTGGTAGGTCAGTGCACCCTAAACGTCGTTAGCGCATATGCGCCTCATACAAGCCTAGATGAGGAGGTTAAACGGCGTTTTTGGAAGGGGTTAGATGAGATTGTTCATCAGGTACCACCTGCTGAGAAGTTATttataggaggagatttcaatggttaTATTGGGTCGTCCGCAGGTGGGTATGATGAAGTGTATGGAGGCTTCGATTTTGGGGAGAAGAATGGAGGAGGAACCTCGTTACTGGACTTTGCTAAGGCTTTTGGGTTGGTAATTGCAAACTCTAGCTTTCCAAAAagggaggagcatttggttacttttcaGAACACGGTGGCAAAGACTTAAATTGACTATCTCCTA
Proteins encoded:
- the LOC138869746 gene encoding uncharacterized protein, which produces MTCDSSLTSTPTPLLIIELAKILLKRRVNIACVQETGWARLSARDADGYKLCYSGTQKGKNGLSILVDRELREYVVEVRRVNNKLTIIKLVVGQCTLNVVSAYAPHTSLDEEVKRRFWKGLDEIVHQVPPAEKLFIGGDFNGYIGSSAGGYDEVYGGFDFGEKNGGGTSLLDFAKAFGLVIANSSFPKREEHLVTFQNTVAKT